The nucleotide window GACTGGACGGGCCCCGGCCCCTGTGGGTGGGCTTCGGCTCGTGCAGCATCCTGGAACCACTTACCGATCTGATCCGGCTTGGGCTGGTGAACGGGGGCTACGACGCATGACCTGGGTGACCGGCGCCGACGGTTCGTCGTACGGGGTGACGAACCTGCCGTACGGGGTGTTCCGGCAGAACGGCGGTCCGTCGCGGATCGGCGTGCGGATCGGATCCTGGGTCTTCGACCTAGCCGCGGCGGAGGCCGCCGAGCTGGTGCTGGCCGCCGGCACGCTGTGCCGACCCGTGCTCAACGACTTCATGGCCCTGGGCCGTCCGCAGTGGACGGCGGTGCGGCAGCGGATCACCGAGCTGCTGACCGACCCGGCGCACCGGGACGCTGTGGAGCCGCTGCTGCTGCCCCTCGACGACGTGGAGCTGCTGCTCCCCATCGAGGTTGCCGACTACGTCGACTTCTACTCATCCGTTCATCACGCGTCGAACGTCGGGCAGATCTTCCGCCCCGGCCAGCCGCCGCTGCTGCCGAACTGGAAGCACCTGCCCATCGGCTACCACGGCCGGGCCGGCACTGTGGTCGTCTCCGGTACGCCGGTGACCCGGCCGACCGGGCAGCGGGCCTCCGCCGAGGGTCCGGTCACCGGCCCATCGGTACGCCTCGACATCGAGGCCGAAGTCGGCTTCGTGGTGGGCGTACCCAGCGCGTTGGGCGATCGGGTCTCCGTGGACGACTTCGCCGAGCACGTGTTCGGGGTGGTGCTGGTCAACGACTGGTCGGCCCGGGACATCCAGGCCTGGGAGTACCAACCGCTCGGCCCGTTCCTCGGCAAGTCGTTCGCCACCTCGGTCTCGGCCTGGGTGACGCCGCTGGACGCGCTCGCCGACGCCTTCGTCCCGGCCCCCGATCAGGACCCGCCGGTGGTCGACTACCTGCGGGACGTGCCGCACCTGGGCCTGGACCTCCGCCTGGCGGTCGAGTGGAACGGTGACCAGGTCAGCGAGCCCCCGTTCGCCACCATGTACTGGACTCCCGCACAGCAGTTGGCGCACCTCACCGTCAACGGCGCTTCGCTGCGTACCGGCGACCTGTACGCCTCCGGCACCGTCTCCGGCCCGGACCGGGGGCAGGTCGGGTCCTTCCTGGAACTGACCTGGGGAGGGGCCGAGCCGGTCAAGGTGG belongs to Micromonospora ureilytica and includes:
- the fahA gene encoding fumarylacetoacetase, whose product is MTWVTGADGSSYGVTNLPYGVFRQNGGPSRIGVRIGSWVFDLAAAEAAELVLAAGTLCRPVLNDFMALGRPQWTAVRQRITELLTDPAHRDAVEPLLLPLDDVELLLPIEVADYVDFYSSVHHASNVGQIFRPGQPPLLPNWKHLPIGYHGRAGTVVVSGTPVTRPTGQRASAEGPVTGPSVRLDIEAEVGFVVGVPSALGDRVSVDDFAEHVFGVVLVNDWSARDIQAWEYQPLGPFLGKSFATSVSAWVTPLDALADAFVPAPDQDPPVVDYLRDVPHLGLDLRLAVEWNGDQVSEPPFATMYWTPAQQLAHLTVNGASLRTGDLYASGTVSGPDRGQVGSFLELTWGGAEPVKVGDESRTFLNDGDTVTITATAPGPDGTTIALGEVSGTVRPAR